The following are from one region of the Geothermobacter ehrlichii genome:
- a CDS encoding TraB/GumN family protein gives MNDSNSDLTHLNLDDREILLLGTAHISRESVELVRTTIEREQPDTVCIELDEQRYQALRNSNRWETLNLFQVIRQGQAPFLLANLALASFQKRMGLQTGIKPGAELAAAAEAAEEHGLDVRLIDRNIRTTLLRAWRKTGFWRKMMLLSTLIASLFEKQQIDEEELARLRQTDTLSAMLEEMGDALPNVKQILVDERDIYMAEKIRRAPGKKILAVIGAAHKPGIVSRLQSPPQPQLLDELDHIPPKPAISRVLPWLIPAVVILLFVLGFFYGDTDNMADAAVAWILANGLLSAAGALIAFGHPLTVVSAFVAAPITSLNPTIGAGMVTGLVQAFIAPPKVRDLERVGDDLATLRGWWSNRVTRVLLVFFFSSVGSAIGTLVAFHWLKDLL, from the coding sequence ATGAACGACAGCAACTCCGACCTGACCCATCTCAACCTGGACGACCGCGAGATTCTGCTGCTGGGAACCGCCCACATTTCCCGGGAATCGGTCGAGCTGGTCCGCACGACCATCGAGCGGGAACAGCCGGACACGGTCTGCATCGAACTCGACGAACAGCGCTACCAGGCCCTGCGCAACAGCAACCGCTGGGAGACCCTCAATCTCTTCCAGGTCATCCGCCAGGGGCAGGCGCCTTTTCTGCTGGCCAATCTCGCCCTCGCTTCCTTCCAGAAACGCATGGGATTACAGACCGGCATCAAGCCCGGCGCCGAACTGGCGGCAGCGGCGGAAGCCGCCGAAGAACACGGGCTCGACGTCCGCCTCATCGACCGCAACATCCGCACCACCCTGCTGCGCGCCTGGCGCAAAACCGGCTTCTGGCGCAAGATGATGCTGCTGTCGACCCTGATCGCCAGCCTGTTCGAAAAGCAGCAGATCGACGAAGAAGAGCTCGCCCGACTGCGGCAGACCGACACCCTGTCGGCCATGCTCGAGGAGATGGGCGACGCGCTGCCCAACGTCAAGCAGATTCTGGTCGACGAGCGGGATATCTACATGGCGGAAAAGATCCGCCGGGCGCCGGGCAAAAAGATTCTCGCCGTCATCGGCGCCGCCCACAAGCCGGGCATCGTCTCCCGCCTGCAGTCACCACCGCAACCACAGCTGCTCGACGAACTGGACCACATTCCGCCCAAGCCGGCCATCTCCAGGGTTCTGCCGTGGCTGATTCCAGCCGTGGTTATCCTGCTCTTTGTCCTCGGCTTTTTCTACGGAGACACCGATAACATGGCCGACGCCGCCGTCGCCTGGATCCTGGCCAACGGCCTGCTCTCCGCCGCCGGGGCGCTGATCGCCTTCGGGCATCCTCTGACCGTCGTCTCGGCCTTCGTCGCCGCGCCGATCACCTCCCTCAACCCGACCATCGGCGCCGGCATGGTGACCGGCCTGGTTCAGGCCTTCATCGCTCCGCCCAAGGTGCGCGACCTGGAGCGGGTCGGCGACGACCTGGCGACCCTGCGCGGCTGGTGGAGCAACCGGGTCACCCGCGTGCTGCTGGTTTTCTTCTTCTCGTCCGTCGGCTCGGCCATCGGCACCCTGGTCGCCTTTCACTGGCTCAAGGACCTGCTCTGA
- a CDS encoding SIR2 family NAD-dependent protein deacylase produces MAMQEALKKAADAIAGAEALVITAGAGMGVDSGLPDFRGDRGFWKAYPMYEKLGINFVAAANPEHFERDPAFGWGFYGHRTNLYRQTEPHAGFAILKRWLDGAGRDGFVVTSNVDGQFQKAGFAEEQILEVHGSIHHLQCLIPCRQAIWENDEQFEIDFATMRSATVPTCRFCGGTARPNILMFGDYSWLPGRSHGQQMRFDLFCDQHRGRPLAVIEMGAGTAIPTIRHLSERIGAWPEATVIRINPREAQIRPPHISLACGALEGLQAIDRLLAVVG; encoded by the coding sequence ATCGCCATGCAGGAAGCCTTGAAAAAAGCAGCGGACGCCATCGCCGGCGCCGAAGCGCTGGTCATCACCGCCGGCGCCGGCATGGGAGTCGACTCCGGACTTCCCGACTTTCGCGGCGACCGGGGGTTCTGGAAGGCCTACCCGATGTACGAAAAGCTGGGCATCAACTTCGTCGCCGCCGCCAACCCGGAACACTTCGAGCGTGACCCCGCCTTCGGCTGGGGCTTCTATGGGCATCGCACCAACCTCTACCGGCAGACCGAACCGCACGCCGGGTTCGCCATCCTGAAGCGCTGGCTCGACGGGGCCGGCCGAGACGGCTTCGTCGTCACCTCCAACGTCGACGGCCAGTTTCAGAAAGCGGGCTTCGCCGAGGAGCAGATTCTCGAGGTGCACGGCTCCATCCACCACCTGCAATGTCTCATCCCCTGCCGGCAGGCTATCTGGGAGAACGACGAACAGTTCGAGATCGACTTTGCCACCATGCGTTCGGCGACCGTCCCGACCTGCCGGTTCTGCGGCGGCACCGCCCGGCCCAATATCCTGATGTTCGGCGACTATTCCTGGCTGCCGGGGCGCAGCCACGGCCAGCAGATGCGCTTCGATCTCTTCTGCGACCAGCACCGAGGCAGGCCGCTGGCTGTGATCGAGATGGGCGCCGGCACCGCCATCCCTACCATCCGCCACCTGAGCGAGCGGATCGGCGCCTGGCCTGAAGCCACCGTCATCCGCATCAACCCGCGGGAAGCACAGATCAGGCCGCCGCACATCTCCCTGGCCTGCGGCGCGCTGGAGGGGCTGCAGGCCATCGACCGACTCCTGGCGGTAGTGGGCTAA
- a CDS encoding L,D-transpeptidase family protein has translation MLLFLLALAPAFLLRPAPAASLPGEVAGILRIVLDDDTGAAALLPAVPGLAWGDLVRRFYRQRQFRPAWVTDLGLDGRARELIEFLRGAGDFGLCGNHYHLQELEPLLLMEADSLRHGVLFDATYFALMELLLTDAFLRLADDLSGWRPPRVQARGRIDRDRALVLFLEQSLRNGLLTEALRGLDPDQQPFVSLLEELQRLRKLSALGGWPPIPPGPVLRPGMRDSRLAVLRQRLYYGGDLEPYAAWGEENFGPLTVRALKQFQRRHGLRDDGVLGPLTLAELNRPVEERIRQIEINLWRWRRESRNYGERYLRVNIAAFRLDIIELGEIVMSMPVVVGTPYRKTPSFAATMRYLEFAPYWYVPATILREDKLPRIRRDPGWLTRHHFEIVSWRGDGERLIDPRAIDWRRVRPGNFPGILRQRPGPWNPLGRVKFMFPNRYAVYLHDTDSPHLFARIDRLFSSGCIRVERPLDLALYLLEKNGWNCERIIEAMDSPEPLRVDLDEPVPVHIVYWTAWVDANGQINYRNDVYQRDADLELAWRRRLTGGGLAVQWAGAGARSAGEASAQSRSLSQ, from the coding sequence GTGCTTCTTTTCCTGCTCGCCCTGGCGCCGGCGTTTCTTCTCCGGCCGGCGCCGGCAGCCTCCCTGCCGGGAGAGGTCGCGGGCATCCTGCGGATCGTTCTGGACGATGACACCGGCGCGGCGGCGCTGTTGCCGGCGGTGCCTGGACTGGCCTGGGGCGACCTGGTCCGCCGCTTCTATCGGCAGCGGCAGTTCCGGCCGGCGTGGGTCACCGACCTTGGCCTCGACGGCCGGGCTCGCGAACTGATCGAGTTTTTGCGGGGGGCGGGGGATTTCGGGCTCTGCGGCAACCATTACCACCTGCAGGAGCTGGAGCCGTTGCTGCTGATGGAGGCCGACTCCCTGCGTCACGGCGTGCTGTTCGATGCCACCTATTTCGCGCTGATGGAGCTGCTGCTGACCGACGCCTTTCTGCGGCTGGCCGACGACCTGTCCGGCTGGCGGCCGCCCCGGGTGCAGGCCCGGGGGCGGATCGACCGGGACCGGGCGCTGGTGCTCTTTCTCGAACAGAGCCTGCGAAACGGCCTGCTGACCGAGGCTTTGCGCGGGCTCGATCCCGACCAGCAGCCGTTCGTCAGTCTGCTGGAGGAGCTGCAGCGGTTGCGTAAGCTCTCCGCTCTTGGCGGCTGGCCGCCGATACCGCCCGGACCGGTTCTGCGACCCGGCATGCGTGATTCGCGACTTGCCGTGCTGCGGCAGCGCCTCTACTACGGCGGCGACCTCGAGCCCTATGCCGCCTGGGGGGAAGAGAATTTCGGACCGCTGACGGTGCGCGCCCTGAAGCAGTTTCAGCGTCGGCATGGCCTGCGCGACGACGGCGTGCTCGGCCCCTTGACCCTGGCCGAGCTGAACCGGCCGGTGGAGGAGCGCATCAGGCAGATCGAAATCAATCTCTGGCGCTGGCGCCGTGAATCGCGGAACTATGGTGAACGCTACCTGCGGGTGAACATCGCCGCTTTTCGGCTCGATATCATCGAGCTGGGAGAGATCGTCATGAGCATGCCGGTGGTCGTCGGCACGCCCTACCGCAAGACGCCGAGTTTCGCCGCCACCATGCGCTATCTCGAATTCGCCCCCTACTGGTACGTTCCTGCGACCATTCTCCGTGAAGACAAACTGCCCAGAATCCGCCGGGATCCCGGCTGGCTGACGCGCCACCACTTCGAAATCGTTTCCTGGCGCGGGGACGGCGAGCGCCTGATCGATCCCCGCGCCATCGACTGGCGGCGGGTTCGGCCCGGCAACTTCCCCGGAATCCTGCGGCAGCGGCCCGGCCCCTGGAATCCCCTGGGGCGGGTCAAGTTCATGTTCCCCAACAGATACGCGGTCTATCTGCACGATACCGATTCGCCGCACCTGTTCGCCCGGATCGACCGCCTGTTCAGCTCCGGCTGCATCCGGGTCGAGCGGCCTCTCGACCTGGCCCTCTACCTGCTGGAAAAGAACGGCTGGAACTGCGAGCGGATCATCGAGGCCATGGACAGCCCCGAGCCGCTGCGGGTCGATCTGGACGAACCGGTTCCGGTGCATATCGTCTACTGGACGGCCTGGGTCGACGCCAACGGGCAGATAAATTACCGCAACGATGTCTACCAGCGTGATGCCGACCTGGAGCTGGCCTGGCGGCGGCGTCTGACCGGCGGCGGGCTGGCGGTGCAGTGGGCGGGGGCGGGGGCGAGATCGGCCGGCGAAGCCTCGGCTCAGAGCAGGTCCTTGAGCCAGTGA
- the ybaK gene encoding Cys-tRNA(Pro) deacylase produces the protein MSREKIPSTPAVRLLRRHKVDFVPCFYSYEEHGGTAVSARELGVDEHVVIKTLIMERDSGEPLVVLMHGDRQVSTRNLARTIGCKSVRPCDPKTASRHSGYLVGGTSPFGTRKAMPVFMERSILDLPTIYINGGKRGFLVALAPADVQRILQPVLVDVAQ, from the coding sequence ATGAGCAGGGAGAAGATTCCATCAACACCGGCCGTCCGCCTGTTGCGCCGGCACAAGGTCGATTTTGTCCCCTGCTTCTACAGCTACGAGGAACATGGCGGCACGGCCGTCTCGGCGCGGGAGCTGGGAGTCGACGAGCACGTCGTGATCAAGACCCTGATCATGGAGCGGGACAGCGGCGAACCGCTGGTCGTGCTGATGCACGGCGACCGCCAGGTTTCAACCCGCAACCTGGCGCGAACCATCGGCTGCAAATCGGTCCGGCCCTGCGATCCGAAGACCGCCAGCCGCCATTCCGGCTACCTGGTCGGCGGCACCTCGCCGTTCGGCACCCGCAAGGCGATGCCGGTCTTCATGGAACGCTCGATTCTCGACCTGCCCACCATCTACATCAACGGCGGAAAGCGGGGATTCCTGGTGGCCCTGGCCCCCGCTGACGTGCAGAGAATTCTGCAGCCCGTCCTGGTCGACGTGGCGCAATGA
- a CDS encoding nicotinate phosphoribosyltransferase, which produces MTTTRTSPLLTDLYELTMLAGYHHHGMHREPAIFDLFFRETPFHGGYAVFAGLEPALDALENLRFNSEEIAYLESLNLFSADFLDELARFRFTGSVRAPKEGTPVFANEPILSVEAPLAEAQLVETLLLNIINFQTLVATKAARIVRAAGEAQVLEFGLRRSQGPDGAMSVARATCIGGVGSTSNVLAGMKYGLPVKGTHAHSWVMAFDDELSAFRAYARSFPDSCILLVDTVDTLKSGLPNAITVARELRQQGHELLGIRLDSGDLAWLSRQARRMLDEAGFPGVRIVASNELDEEVIRTIREEGGRIDIYGVGTRLATCAGRGGGALGGVYKLVAIRNQPKMKLTADIAKATLPGRKDVWRLCDENGEIIQDVIATPGEQPARGMTVYDPVNPTRYRRLEENFECRPLLDTVMRDGRRTRPAPSLDTLAAFCHQELDHLPQGTLRSVNPHRYKVSISPALHELREDLRRQMQT; this is translated from the coding sequence ATGACCACCACAAGAACCAGCCCCCTGCTGACCGATCTCTACGAGCTGACCATGCTGGCGGGTTACCACCATCATGGCATGCACCGCGAACCGGCCATCTTCGACCTCTTTTTCCGCGAGACCCCCTTTCACGGCGGCTACGCCGTCTTCGCCGGCCTGGAGCCGGCACTCGACGCCCTGGAAAACCTCCGCTTCAACAGCGAGGAGATCGCCTACCTGGAGAGCCTGAATCTCTTTTCAGCCGACTTTCTGGACGAACTGGCGCGCTTCCGTTTTACCGGCAGCGTCAGGGCACCGAAGGAAGGGACGCCGGTCTTCGCCAACGAGCCGATCCTCTCGGTCGAGGCGCCGCTGGCCGAAGCGCAGCTGGTCGAAACCCTGCTGCTGAACATCATCAATTTCCAGACCCTGGTGGCGACCAAGGCCGCCCGCATCGTGCGCGCCGCCGGCGAGGCACAGGTTCTCGAATTCGGCCTGCGCCGGTCCCAGGGCCCCGACGGCGCCATGAGCGTCGCCCGGGCCACCTGCATCGGCGGCGTCGGCAGTACCAGCAACGTGCTGGCCGGCATGAAATACGGCCTGCCGGTCAAGGGAACCCACGCCCACAGCTGGGTAATGGCCTTCGATGACGAGCTGAGCGCCTTTCGCGCCTACGCGCGAAGCTTTCCCGACAGCTGCATTCTGCTGGTCGACACGGTCGACACCCTGAAAAGCGGTCTGCCCAACGCCATCACTGTCGCCAGGGAGCTGCGACAGCAGGGACACGAACTTTTAGGCATCCGCCTCGATTCCGGCGACCTGGCCTGGCTGAGCCGCCAGGCACGGCGGATGCTCGACGAGGCCGGCTTCCCCGGCGTCCGCATCGTCGCCTCCAATGAACTGGACGAAGAGGTCATCCGCACCATCCGGGAAGAAGGGGGCCGCATCGACATCTACGGTGTCGGCACCCGGCTGGCGACCTGCGCCGGGCGGGGAGGAGGCGCCCTGGGGGGCGTCTACAAGCTGGTCGCCATTCGCAACCAGCCGAAAATGAAGCTGACGGCGGACATCGCCAAGGCGACCCTGCCGGGGAGAAAAGACGTCTGGCGTCTCTGCGACGAGAACGGCGAAATCATCCAGGATGTCATCGCCACGCCGGGCGAACAGCCGGCAAGGGGGATGACGGTCTACGATCCGGTCAATCCGACCCGTTACCGGAGGCTGGAAGAGAACTTCGAATGCCGGCCGCTGCTCGACACCGTCATGCGCGACGGTCGCCGAACCCGCCCGGCCCCCTCCCTGGACACGTTGGCGGCTTTCTGCCATCAGGAGCTCGACCACCTGCCGCAGGGAACCCTGCGCTCAGTCAATCCGCACCGCTACAAGGTGTCGATCAGCCCGGCGCTGCACGAGCTGCGGGAGGACCTGCGCCGCCAAATGCAGACCTGA
- a CDS encoding AsmA family protein, with protein sequence MKALVKVVVVLVIILAAVVAGSLFYVDSIARRAIEYGGSEALGVPTTLERIDISLLGGKIELSNLKIANPPGFQSDRFLSLGSGQVAVSLGSLMKDTVIVPAVRLAGIRIDLEQSGKKNNVQPLLARTRGAAGRGGAAAETGDGGTGRKFVIEHFAIEDVVVSARLGLLGGSSRVRLVLPKIELRDLGRKQGGMTLPELIRTVVQTLLDAAASSSADLSPQLAALLRGELKGLDTVRGELVGKASAEVEKAASKVKKELQKMPLPPEVDKAVEEQAGKALEGLRGLFGDKK encoded by the coding sequence ATGAAAGCCCTTGTCAAGGTGGTCGTGGTCCTGGTGATCATTCTGGCGGCGGTGGTCGCCGGCAGCCTTTTCTATGTCGACAGCATCGCCCGCAGGGCGATCGAGTACGGCGGTAGCGAGGCGCTGGGGGTGCCGACCACCCTGGAGCGGATCGACATCTCGCTTCTGGGCGGCAAGATCGAACTGAGCAACCTGAAAATCGCCAATCCGCCCGGGTTCCAAAGCGACCGCTTCCTGTCACTAGGCTCCGGTCAGGTCGCCGTTTCCCTCGGCTCGCTGATGAAGGATACGGTGATCGTGCCGGCGGTGCGGCTGGCGGGCATTCGCATCGATCTCGAACAGAGCGGCAAGAAGAACAATGTGCAACCGTTGCTGGCCAGGACCAGGGGGGCCGCCGGGCGGGGAGGAGCGGCGGCTGAGACCGGCGATGGCGGTACCGGCAGAAAGTTCGTCATCGAACACTTCGCCATCGAGGATGTGGTGGTTTCGGCCCGGCTCGGCCTGCTCGGGGGATCCTCCCGGGTCCGGCTGGTGCTGCCGAAAATCGAGCTGCGTGACCTGGGGCGTAAACAGGGAGGCATGACGCTTCCCGAGCTGATCCGGACCGTCGTTCAGACCCTGCTCGATGCCGCCGCCAGCAGCAGCGCCGATCTTTCGCCGCAACTGGCGGCTCTGCTCAGGGGCGAATTGAAGGGGCTCGACACCGTCAGGGGCGAGCTGGTCGGCAAGGCGAGTGCCGAGGTCGAGAAGGCGGCCTCGAAGGTAAAGAAGGAGCTGCAGAAAATGCCGCTGCCGCCGGAGGTCGACAAGGCCGTCGAAGAGCAGGCGGGCAAGGCGCTGGAGGGGCTGCGCGGTTTGTTCGGTGACAAGAAGTAG
- a CDS encoding universal stress protein: protein MTRPLFHVFRNAPYGRETLLFSAYTCRRLQIPLRIYLPQQPRFLFYFEQDIVQVDLDQSYLRRPETARDNVEALLRLGPPLETGFVEPETFTATGLPDLPTDFGIMACPRSMTKASGPVGLGLIGPKVRRIILAAPFPVLIPPGVYKPWTNLAVLYGGSKLAGQAVRLGRQLADRSQAPLQVISFGDRNDLARQAKEQGILSILEECDWQVRPGKPIREELDVVPHDALLLLGAYGHGPVRSLFGSTMEDVQAELPNPLLVVGPRCRIESVFS from the coding sequence ATGACCAGGCCCCTGTTCCACGTCTTTCGCAATGCGCCCTACGGTCGGGAGACCCTGCTCTTTTCGGCCTACACCTGCCGCCGGCTGCAGATTCCGCTGCGAATCTACCTGCCGCAACAGCCCCGTTTCCTCTTCTACTTCGAGCAGGACATCGTCCAGGTCGACCTCGACCAGAGCTACCTGCGCCGGCCGGAAACGGCCCGCGACAACGTCGAGGCGCTGCTGCGGCTCGGTCCGCCGCTCGAAACCGGCTTCGTCGAACCCGAAACCTTCACCGCCACCGGTCTGCCCGATCTGCCGACCGATTTCGGCATCATGGCCTGTCCCCGTTCGATGACCAAGGCAAGCGGGCCGGTCGGACTCGGCCTGATCGGCCCCAAAGTCCGCCGCATCATTCTCGCCGCCCCCTTTCCGGTGCTGATTCCACCGGGGGTCTACAAACCATGGACCAACCTGGCCGTCCTCTACGGCGGCTCGAAGCTGGCCGGCCAGGCCGTCCGGCTGGGCCGGCAACTGGCCGATCGCAGCCAGGCTCCGCTGCAGGTCATCAGTTTCGGCGACCGGAACGACCTGGCCCGTCAGGCGAAAGAACAGGGGATTCTTTCCATCCTGGAAGAGTGCGACTGGCAGGTGCGGCCCGGCAAGCCGATCCGGGAAGAACTCGACGTGGTACCGCACGACGCCCTGCTCCTGCTGGGGGCCTACGGACACGGACCCGTCCGCTCCCTGTTTGGCAGCACCATGGAGGATGTCCAGGCGGAGTTGCCCAATCCCCTGCTGGTCGTCGGCCCCCGCTGCCGGATTGAATCGGTTTTTTCTTGA
- a CDS encoding rhomboid family intramembrane serine protease, whose product MNLTELFRRLGLNTPRWQWRATRWERAMHRFLRGELPASGIRVSRALIGANIVFFVLMLLQGLLAGLGLRPLFSPDGYLLIHMGAQYWPLVLAENEWWRCLSYAFVHGGVLHLAFNMVVLYQVGPLVESEIGPMRFLTLYTLAALTGSLADYFWHPMAPVVGSSSALFGLIGFAVIHYHRLGDNLSLQRRNFMLQWAVFAFVFGLLVGADNAGHLGGAAGGVLFGLLLPKSWQLRKATDKVFRLLGGLSLLLLAGSLLLTAASWFIDRGAA is encoded by the coding sequence ATGAATTTGACCGAACTTTTCCGCCGTCTCGGCCTGAACACACCGCGCTGGCAATGGCGCGCCACGCGCTGGGAAAGAGCGATGCACCGCTTCCTGCGCGGCGAACTGCCCGCCAGCGGCATCCGGGTGAGCCGGGCGTTGATCGGGGCCAATATCGTCTTCTTTGTCCTGATGCTGTTGCAGGGACTGCTGGCGGGCCTGGGCCTGCGGCCCCTCTTTTCGCCGGACGGCTACCTGCTGATCCACATGGGCGCCCAGTACTGGCCGCTGGTGCTGGCCGAAAACGAATGGTGGCGCTGCCTGAGCTACGCCTTTGTTCACGGCGGCGTTCTGCACCTGGCCTTCAACATGGTGGTCCTGTACCAGGTGGGGCCGCTGGTCGAAAGCGAAATCGGGCCGATGCGCTTTCTGACCCTCTACACCCTCGCCGCCCTCACCGGCTCGCTGGCCGACTATTTCTGGCATCCCATGGCGCCGGTGGTCGGCTCTTCGTCGGCACTCTTCGGCCTGATCGGCTTCGCCGTCATCCATTATCATCGGCTGGGCGACAACCTTTCGCTGCAGCGGCGCAATTTCATGCTGCAGTGGGCCGTCTTCGCCTTCGTCTTCGGCCTGCTGGTCGGCGCCGACAACGCCGGTCATCTCGGCGGCGCAGCCGGCGGCGTCCTGTTCGGGTTGCTCCTGCCCAAGAGCTGGCAGCTGCGCAAGGCCACCGACAAGGTCTTTCGCCTGCTCGGCGGCCTGAGCCTGCTGCTGCTGGCCGGCAGCCTGCTGCTGACCGCCGCCTCCTGGTTCATTGACAGGGGGGCGGCATGA